Below is a genomic region from Sorghum bicolor cultivar BTx623 chromosome 9, Sorghum_bicolor_NCBIv3, whole genome shotgun sequence.
attactccatgattagataatgtttatcAAACAGAAACGAAATTACGACcgtatcaaaatttaaaaaaaaactaaaggcCTTGAACTCGAACTTGAAGCCAAAGTGGCCCAGAGCGGCATGGCATGCAGCAACAGGTGATGATTCCTATGCAAATGGAGTGGTGCAATACAAACAACCACAAATCcgcctttggccttgtttaggacttgtttagatgcaaaaagtttttggatttttgatactgtagcattttcgtctttatttgacaaatattgtctaattttagagtaactaggtttaaaagattcatctcgtgatttacaggtaaactgtgtaattagttattctttttaactatatttaatacttcatgcatgtgccgcaagattcgatgtgacggggaatcttgtaaagttttgggtttttgggtgtatctaaacaaggccttagctcacccctgaaaatcaaaaagttttcaaaatttcccgtcacatcgaatcttgtggcacatgcatgaaacattaaatatagacgaaaacaaaaactgattacacagtttagctgtaaatcacgagacgaatcttttaatcctagttagtccataattggataatatttgtcacaaacaaacgaaagtgctcttttgggaactaaacaaggcctttgtggcAATGGTCTTGCTCTTTTCCGGCCCCCACTCTTCTGGGCGAGCAGAGGACGAAAGCCATCCATGGCTGACCTGGTTTGCGAGTTGCGACGCCAGCTCCCCTCCAAGGACCAAGCCCTCCAACGCGTGCTGCTCCGAGCTATTATACTCAGCACCAGCAAGTTGCGTCCCGtaaagttcttttttttttcaaaaaaaaaaatctagcaTTTGGTAAAGGAGATCCTTTGGATGTGTGTCAGACTGTAAAATACTCCTCTTGCACAACTCGTAATCACAGCGTCAATTGTCATGGAATTATATAATACTCCCGTCGTATGATTCGAAATTCAGGCATTCAGAGCCTGAtctgctaggccttgtttagttcccaaaaaattttacaaaatttttcagattttccgtcacatcgaatctttagaagtatgcatgaagtattaaatatagatgaaaataaaaactaattgcacagtttggtcgaaattaacgggacgaatcttttgagcctagttagtctatgattggacaatttttttcaaatacaaacgaaaattctacagtgtcgattttgcaaaaaattttggaactaaacaaggccagccgAACCCTTCATCATGTTCATCAAATCCTCCAAAACCTCAGGCGGCAAATCATGTGGCAGTTCATGGACCTGGAttccgaggccttgtttagttccgaaaagtgaaaagattttggtactgtagcactttcgtttgtttatgacaaatattatccaatcatagactaactaagatcaaaagattcgtctcgggatttacagctaaactatgtaattagtttttgttttcgtctatatttaatatttcatgcatgtgatacaagattcgacgtgacggggaattttgaaaattttttggttttcagagtcaACTAAATGCCCGAGTTTAACACTCGACGCTAAAAACTTGAAATCCCGAGGGCTGACACAGAAACGTGCACTGTTGCAGCGGCAGCAGGCATGCAGGGCTCTAGCGGTTTCCTTTTGCAGGCCCACTGGCGGTTGGCCCAAGTACTACTGTAGAATAGAAAccctccaatttttttttttttaccggGTGCGCTCCTCGACTGCTCCGTGCCTCGGCAACAAGACTGTGCAAGTGTGGAGCACTCTCCTGCTCCCTGCTCCttcagctgctgctcctgcggcACTGCTGCACACGCACACCTCTTCCCTGCACAAGGCCAACGGAAACGGGTGGCAAGTTTCGCTGTTTTGGCACCCACATTTCTCTGTCTTTCGGGATCCGCGTTTGCATGGAAACAACAAACAGTCTTGTTGCACGGAGCTGGGAACCGCGTGGTGGAGCGGATTAGATTTCTCCTCCTTTCCCACCACCTTCTCGTCGGCAGCCGTCCCGCCGGTCCCGAGTTCACAGCGGGCGCCGAGCGATCCCGAGTCCCCGACCGTGAAAGCCGATGGAATCCGTCCACATGTGGCCTGGCAAAATCATGGGCCGCTCGTTTCGTTCCCCTCATTCCCATACGTTTCCGCGCTTCTTttatgcgtgcgtgcgtgcgtgcgtgcgttcgCTCGCGACTGAGCTGATCTGCCCTTTTTCGCCGGCAGGCAGGCGGATCGACGAGCGAGAAAGGCAGCGCCCGGCcggtaagggcactcacaatgcagactataTCATAGagtataaagttatttattacctcgaacaatgtgaacttagagtctaaataagattttggagtcttattttttctaactctttcttcaataaatatgctgccacattagtaaaataccataaataatatataattcattgtcttggactctatgatagagtcttgcattgttaaTGCCAATGAACGAGCTCGAGCTCGGCCCAGCCGCCTGCTTTGCTTGCGTGTCCGAGCGACGCGACGCGGTGGATCCCGATGCGCGCTTCCCGTCCGATCGATCAAAAGGGGCGCGCGCTCGGCTCGGCTGTGTTCACGCGCAGGGCCACGCCCAGCCCCCGGGCAGTTCGCTTTTTGTGCCTGCTCAAAAGAGGCGTGGCCTAAGCCCTAAGCGTAGCGTCGGAAGTGACGCGATTAGGCTAATCATAACACTACCGATTTACCCATAGATCTGCctgtccatccatccatccatccatgccTCATTTCCATTGAGGCTCTGTCGTGCAAAAAGACACCAAAGCATCATGCGCTGGTTTATTATTAAGCGCCGGTAGCCGTGTCCGTGTGAGGTGTGTGACTGAGCATGGTTAACTAGCAATGTGAGTGACGCTTTGTTAATTATTGCACGTTAGTAACTATCAATGTCAATGCCCCGGCCGGCCGTTGGTTCCGGGGGAACGTGATCCACACCCGGAACAAAATCTTCACCCGTCTGAGCAAAAAGATTCCGGCGGGGCGCGCGGCGATTAAAAGAACCACAAGGATGTCCAGATCGTCGATCGATCCATTTTCCTCCGCCTAGAAGGTTGCGACAGTGTCCATTTCCTACTTGGGCTTTCGTCGCCTCTCGTCAAAAGAAGCATGAGAAAACAGGCAGCAACGTACACTTGGATCCGCCCGGCCGCGTCGATCACACTTTCACACATGTGAGCCCGGCCGGGTCCGGGTGGGAGGGAAGGGTACTAGCGTAGTATAGCACGTACCACTGTTCCCGATCAAAGAAAGGACGCAAAGGCTAGTGCCATGATTGTTTATCATTCCTGAGCTCGAGAAGAAGGCGACAGCTTTGGCTTGCCCTcatgtgctgtgctgtgctgtgctgtgcagGTCTCCTCTCCCCTCTTCCTTTTATTACTACTACTAGTGACACAACACGGCTAATAATAAGGCTCCTCCGGCCTCTCGTAGCTGAGCTGAGCTGAGCTGTTTGGTGGTCATCAGATGCCTCTCTTTTGTCTCAAATTGGGCTTCGGGTTATGCCGCTGCCTAAGTAAGGACAAATCTGGAGGAGACGACGGACAGCGACGCCCGCCCAGCTGCATACATGCCATGCATGCTCTACTTttgttctcttgttgttgttgctgcaccGCACCTGTTAGGCATGGCATGGTGGCCGCATGGGGAAATGACTCAACTAGCCCCGCACATTTGGGCCATGCTGTGGCGGCCCATGCCATGAAGTGGGAAACGGGGGAAGGGGACATGGAGGTGGGGTTAAAAAGGGAAAGCTGGAAAGTGAAAGCTCTTGCTCGTTCACGCCTGTTGTCATCACGGAAAAGCTTGTGTTTTGTGGTTTTGGGGGAGGCCATGCCTTTTTATCATCGTTTTTGACGGCAGGTAACAGATGAATTATTACAGTTACTCTAATATCACCGTAGTAGAAATGCCTTCTACAGGAGTAACTTCTGTTTAGTGACATTATTCAATGGCATTCCATTCCACCGGCGAGATTCCCTCAACTTGTCCCATCTCCGACTGATTCTTAATTCTtttcattaaaaatccatgcctGGTAATTGATTGGATGACACCGGCTGAGGTTTTAACCAAATGGATATGCAACTATATAGTTACTTTTAAGTTTTAACCGTGCATTTCATGGGGGCATTGCCATTCTGCATCACGACTgcgagggaggagggagccggagACGAACGGGACGGGCCTCCgatccctctctctctcactcttCGAGCCTTCGCTGATGAAGGAATTGATTAGCTTCAGATACCTCACGTGGCCCGTCGTCCGGCCGTCCGGGCCACAGAAGCTGCCGGCCACCCCCGGCTGTCAGAGCTGAGCATCGATCCGGCACTTTTGTGCAGCCTCGCCTACGTTGCTCGCCTTCTGTTTTTttgtgtggtaaaatttttatctGCGCTGTTGACTGTCGCCGTTCTGCCGGTGGTCTAGCAATTTCGCCGGCGCCTCAACGCTTGCTTGCTCGTCTTCTCCTGCACAAGTGCAGAGTGAAAAACTTGAAACGCGAAGCTCCTCCTCCGGCCGGGTAAAACCGTCTTGTGTGTTTGTGAACGATGGACATGCCGGCGGTTGTCCACACTTGGTCCCTAGTCAGCTAGTGCCTACTAGAAACCGTCACGCCGGTTCCGGTGGATGGAGAGATTGGGCACGCATGccagtatttttttttaaaccaCGTTTCTTTGGTTGCTAGCTGCTGACGAGCGTGCCAACTCCATCATAATAATGTCTACGCTTCGCTACGGTCCAGCAGCTACAAGTACCGCAGTCCTTAGGCCATATCCCAACACTGCAACTAGAATACTGTGGTACTATACTGGAAGGATACATCATCTCTTGGGCCTTTAGCTGCTATACAGTAGCAGAGCTGCTGTACAGTAGCAGTGCTAGTAGCAAAACATGGTGTGTCTTGTTGGGCGTGTGTCCATCTTCATCAGACGTGCCAATTGTTGGGATGCGACAAGCTTTATTAGTCACTGTCCAAAGCCGATGAAAATATAACTTGGCAAAAACTTTGATAAGAATGCCAAAGACCGATTCCAGGTCCATTGCGATTACATCCAGACAGTTTCTGTTTAACATTGGCCGGAACCGGGTCTTTTTTGTCCTGGTCGTGAACTCGTGATCGAAGTTGCCACCGCACATGAAGTCATGAGCCAACTGCCCCAGCCATCCATCCATACTACTACTCGTGTGGCATGTATGTGTGCTTGTGCATATGGCTGCTGTAAACACATGATTTTTGCACGTTTGCAGCTGCTGTTTTTTCCCCTGCTCGATCCGTGGCACGGTCTCACTGCTCGCACGCACGCAGAATATGCTTTAGGCCTGTGATCACCTTCGGATCAAGCAACTCCGAAAAAGGCCAATCTTGGCGAGATCAGATCACAGCCCGCGGTAATCCGATCGACACGCACAGCACACAGCTGGAGCTACAGTAGTACGGAGTGTGGTTTGAGAGCGTTTCAGCTTCGATCCCCCGTCCCCTCCCTTGGGAAAAGGAGTAAAAGCAAGCCAGCAGCCCCGAAGCGAACCCCGAGAAGGCCACAGAGAGGTAGAGGAGCAAAAGACATCACGGTGTGGTGTGGAAGAACAAGTGAGGGGAGAGAGGCAGGCAGGCGACGGGCCCCGTGATTCCCTTCAACTTTCGCTTTCCTTCTCCTCGTCTTCACTCTCTGCTCCCCACGCTGCATCCTCAAAACCATTCCACCCTCGAATCCGCCGCGCTCACGCCCGCGCTCCACAGCTGCCACGGCCCCCGAGTGTGCCCACCGCCGTGCCGTGCGTGTCCAAGCAAGCAATGTGAGGGCGCGCCGCGGCTTAAGCCAGCCAGGTAGGTGTCCAGGGTAACACAACAACGCGCGCGCGATGACGCTGCAgatggagccgccggtgccgccgccgcggcggtcgGTGTCGACGACCTGCGACCTGCACCCGGGGGAGACCTTCACGGGCTTCTGCGCCGCCTGCCTCCGCGAGCGCCTGGCGGGGCTCGAGGCCaacgccgccgcggccggcgcCGCGCCAGGCCGCAAGTCCACCTCCGCCATCCGCTCGCTCTTCTCCCGCCCGTTgttcgccgctgccgccgccgccgggggcgggggcgggggacCCTCGGGCTCAGGTGGTGCCGCCGCGGCCGCGATGCCGGACCTCCGCCGCTGCAAGTCCTTCTCCTGCGGGCGCGGGGGCGGCGACGCGCTGGCCGCCGCCGTCCTCGCGGGCGctggcggcgccggcggggcCGGGGCGTACGAGCCGCAGCGGCGTTCGTGCGACGTGCGCGGGCGGAGCACTCTCTGGGCGCTCTTCCATCAGGATGACCGCGAGCGGGTTCGTGACGGCACCGCGTTCGGCGCCTTCCCTGCCtcgtcctccgccgccgcggccgcgctCGCTGCCGAGGTCCTTCCGCccccgcagccgccgccgcctcatCCGCCGGCGTGCGTCCCTGAGATGTTCTTGGAGGGGGAGATTGCTGTTGTGGCCGAGGAGGATTCTGACGAGATTGTTCCGGTGGTGGAGCCCGTCTTGGAGGTGGACACCTCTGGGGAGATGGAGACGACGGAGGTTGATGCGGCCGCGCGGCATGTCAGGGCCATGAAGGATCACATAGATCTCGAGTCCTCGCAGTCGCAGCAGCAGCCCAACAAGAAGCTGCCGCCCAAGGACCTCAAGGAGATCGCCGGGAGCTTCTGGCTGGCCGCCTCGGTGTTCAGCAAGAAGTGGCAGAAGTGGAGGCGCAAGCAGAAGCTCAAGAAGCAGGAGGCCGCGGGCagcaaggcggcggcggcggcaatgcCCCCACCGGAGAAGCCCTCCAAGCCATCGTTCCTCCTCAGGCGTAGCCGCTTCCGCCGTGGTGAAGCCGGCGGCTCCGAGTTCGCCGGCGGCCGGCGCTCGTGCGACACGGATCCACGGTTCTCCCTGGACGCCGGCCGCATGTCCGTCGACGACATGGGCTTCAACTGGGACGAGCCCCGTGCGTCGTGGGACGGCTATCTGTTCGGCGCCGGCACCGGCATTGGCCTcggccgcgcgccgccgccgctctcccGCCTACCTCCCATCCTCTCGGCTCTGGAAGACTCCCCCGCCGGCATCGTGGAGCGCTCCGACGGTCAAATCCCCGTGGAGGACGACTCCCAGCCGGAGCCCGACTCCGACGCGAACGTCCCTGGGGGCACGGCCCAGACGCGAGACTACTACATGGACACGTCAAGCCGGAGGCGCCGGAGCCTTGACAGGTCCAGCTCTGTGCGCAGGTCCTTCGAAGTCACCGACCCAAAGCCAGTGGCAGTGCCAGTGCCAGTGCCTGTTCCAGTGACCGCACCACCGGCCGCGGCCATTGTCAACGGCAGGGAATCCCCTCTGATGGGCAGCTCGGAGTTCTACCACTTCCACCACGCCGAAGACCTGTTCGACCACCGCTTCAGCACCACGTCGCTCGTCGAGGACTTCTCCGCCAGCCTGGACGCTGCCTTCCACGGGGGCCCCGCGAAGAAGCCGCGGCGGTGGcgcaaggcgtggagcctctggGGCCTGATCCACCGCCGCGCCGCGGGGCGGAGCAGGAACGGCGCGTCCGACGTCGGCGCGGACCGCGCGTTCTCGGAACCGTGGCCGGAGATGATGCGCGTCCGCGGGTACAACGGCCGGATGATGCAGCGGTGCAACAGCAACGCGAGCGCGCGGAGCTCGTTCAGCAgcaacagcggcggcggcggggggctGGGCAGCTCGAGGCGCAGCTACGTGGCCGACGCcgcccacgcccacgcccacgGCGGACACGTGAAGCGGAGGCGCGAGGAGTActgcgcggcggcgctggagcggAACCGCAGCGCGCGGCACTCGCCGGGCATCGCCGCCGGCGACAACGGCATGCTGCGGTTCTACCTCACGCCGATTCGGAGCGCCAGCGGCCGCCGTACCGCCGCCGTCCTCCCGGTAAAAGGCGGACGGCAGTCGTTCGCGCGGACGATGCTGGGGCTGTACTGAGTACTGACTGACGACGGCCGGCGACCTGCTGGTCAAGCTGCTTCGTTTCAGTAGTAGGGCAGTAGTAGCTGATGGCTTACATGTTCATTCAGGTGCTTGGGCGGTGGTGGTATAACCAAAAATCGTTTACAATGCTTGTGTAGTGTTAGTGCAGTGATCCTTTTGTTCATTCGCGGGCTGGATAAAATCAAGTTTAATCTCGTATAATCACGACTTAAACTCTGTGCTGTTTGTTGTTCTGTGGCTTCGTTCTCAATCGCCAGATGCTTCTTCTCTTCAGTTTGTCATCCCTGTGATGCAGCCATTGCCGGCGGCAagctcggcggcggcgacgtTGGACTCCGTCGTCCCCGGGGCCGGACGCCACGCCCACGCTAGTCGCACTGTCCCGGTCATTTCACTTTCAGGGACAGTAGTAGCGGCTACGCGCCGCGTCGGACCCCGTTAAAGGCGGCGCCCATATTCCATTGGTCCCTAGGCGCCACTCGCTGCCGCTGGGCCTCAAAAAGTCGGCGTGCCCAAGCCAATTCTTCCTCCACTCCACCTGGCTCCCGTGCGCgccgcggtggtggtggtgctgccGCGCCCCGCGCGCGGCGCCGCGTAGCGGGGGTGCTCGCTGCTCGTTTTCCTCCACTTGGTTGGTCTGGTCGGTTGGTTTGTTCGCTTGGCCTCGTGCGACCAAGAGCGAAACGCGGGCGCTTGCACGGGTTTGTTGTTGCTGGACTGTGGACTCCGGACTCCGATCGGGAGCAGCGGGATCCACGAGCACGAGGTGCCCCGGCGATTCTGATTCGGGACCTGTGAACAGATGGACATGGCCGCGAGGGGCCGATTAAGTAATCGGCGCGGCGCCGGATCTAGGCTGACGTGGGGATTTTCTCGTGCTAATGCAGTGCATCAACGGGCATGTGCACGATtactattaggccttgtttagttccaaaatattttgcaaaatcgacaccgtagctctttcgtttgtatttgacaaatattgtccaactatggactaactaggctcaaaagattcatctcgtcaatttcgaccaaactgtgcaattagtttttatttttatctatatttaatactttatgcatgtgtctaaagattcgatgtgacggggaatctgaaaaattttgcaaatttttttggtaactaaacaaggccttattatatatataaaaaaaatccacCCACATGTTCGTAAGATTTTCTTATAGAGCCATAACACATCAGTAGAGCCTAAATCACCTAGAGGCCGCCGACTATCAGGCCGACAAGGCCGATTAGGCACTCGTACTTCGCCGGTAAACTCACGAACGGCCCGTCGGGGAGACACACAACCGGAGTGTTTTAGGATCCACAAGACCACATAGTAGAACACCCACAAATCTCATCTCATCAAGGGAAATCGATAAAAGACCGACTATTTAGTTGGATATCTCAATTGACCGTGTACCCCATTATATGAAATAGGATGGTGTTATCTCGTTGAAAAACTAATGTGGTACTATTTTTATGTCGTTTTCATAGAGTTTTCATGTCGTTTTCATAGAGTTTTCCGTAGATTAGGCCAAAACTAGCATGGCTCAATTCTAAAGTTGGCTTGGCCTAATTTGAGTGTCAACGATTATATGAAAAAGCTGTCACTGAGGATGTCTCTAGCACCTGATTTTTAGTCCCTACGATGAAAACCCACTTGTACTAAAAAGGTAAATCCATTGGTAGAGATAAGTTCTTCAACCCCAGGCCATTGAAGGCCCAATATATCTCGTGGTTCAACCTCCACCGGCATGCTCCAAGCTCCGCTACCCTGCCCTCCTCCCGTGTCTCTAGTGGTTATGAATGGCAAACTTGCCGCCAGGGTAATTAGTATTaacaatttttttgttttttattcctCTGTTTCTATGGTTAATACAATTTTTCTTCCATAAAAAATAATGGATTAGTTCTTATTCATGTAGCCCTAGATTTTTTTAGTCGAGCTGGATTTGAACTACCTAGACATGTTGTGAGCGAATTTACAGTTTGTCCCCAGCTTGGACGCCATCCATGGAAAATTATTCTATGCTTTTTTTTTATAAGTTGGAAACATGATTCcgcttttttaaaagaaaagattGTCAATTGGTCCATGTTCAAATAAGGCAACTAAAGCTTCTATTGGTTCTACTTGATTCTCTATCAACCAGTTCACTCATCATTTCCTTTCGTAGTTATGGCCTTGGAAAAGCATAGTTGGTTACCTAATGATGGTCGTTACCTTTGCCAATAACTCCCATCTTCTTGTGCATAACCGAAGTCACAATTAGAAAGGTATCTTTTCATATTCATACGGACTGATCTTATCCTTTACTTGACTTGATGCTTCACATGTTCGCTTGACTGAAAAGCTATGACTGAGACTGAgagtactgttcgctgatttattgtaagagaaaaatactgttga
It encodes:
- the LOC8061749 gene encoding UPF0503 protein At3g09070, chloroplastic: MTLQMEPPVPPPRRSVSTTCDLHPGETFTGFCAACLRERLAGLEANAAAAGAAPGRKSTSAIRSLFSRPLFAAAAAAGGGGGGPSGSGGAAAAAMPDLRRCKSFSCGRGGGDALAAAVLAGAGGAGGAGAYEPQRRSCDVRGRSTLWALFHQDDRERVRDGTAFGAFPASSSAAAAALAAEVLPPPQPPPPHPPACVPEMFLEGEIAVVAEEDSDEIVPVVEPVLEVDTSGEMETTEVDAAARHVRAMKDHIDLESSQSQQQPNKKLPPKDLKEIAGSFWLAASVFSKKWQKWRRKQKLKKQEAAGSKAAAAAMPPPEKPSKPSFLLRRSRFRRGEAGGSEFAGGRRSCDTDPRFSLDAGRMSVDDMGFNWDEPRASWDGYLFGAGTGIGLGRAPPPLSRLPPILSALEDSPAGIVERSDGQIPVEDDSQPEPDSDANVPGGTAQTRDYYMDTSSRRRRSLDRSSSVRRSFEVTDPKPVAVPVPVPVPVTAPPAAAIVNGRESPLMGSSEFYHFHHAEDLFDHRFSTTSLVEDFSASLDAAFHGGPAKKPRRWRKAWSLWGLIHRRAAGRSRNGASDVGADRAFSEPWPEMMRVRGYNGRMMQRCNSNASARSSFSSNSGGGGGLGSSRRSYVADAAHAHAHGGHVKRRREEYCAAALERNRSARHSPGIAAGDNGMLRFYLTPIRSASGRRTAAVLPVKGGRQSFARTMLGLY